One genomic region from Apodemus sylvaticus chromosome 1, mApoSyl1.1, whole genome shotgun sequence encodes:
- the Zfand5 gene encoding AN1-type zinc finger protein 5: protein MAQETNQTPGPMLCSTGCGFYGNPRTNGMCSVCYKEHLQRQQNSGRMSPMGTASGSNSPTSDSASVQRADASLNNCEGAAGSTSEKSRNVPVAALPVTQQMTEMSISREDKITTPKTEVSEPVVTQPSPSVSQPSSSQGEEKAPELPKPKKNRCFMCRKKVGLTGFDCRCGNLFCGLHRYSDKHNCPYDYKAEAAAKIRKENPVVVAEKIQRI from the exons ATGGCTCAGGAGACTAACCAGACCCCAGGGCCCATGCTGTGTAGTACAGGATGTGGCTTTTATGGGAATCCTAGGACAAATGGAATGTGTTCTGTTTGCTACAAAGAACATCTTCAGAGACAGCAGAATAGTGGCAGAATGAGCCCAATGG GGACAGCTAGTGGTTCCAACAGTCCTACCTCAGATTCTGCATCTGTACAGAGAGCAGATGCTAGTTTAAACAACTGTGAAGGTGCTGCTGGCAGCACATCTGAAAAATCAAG AAATGTGCCTGTGGCTGCCTTGCCTGTAACTCAACAAATGACAGAAATGAGCATTTCAAGAGAGGACAAAATAACTACCCCGAAAACAGAGGTGTCAGAGCCAG TTGTCACTCAGCCCAGTCCATCAGTTTCTCAGCCCAGTTCTTCTCAAGGTGAAGAAAAAGCTCCTGAATTGCCCAAACCAAAGAAGAACAGATGTTTTATGTGTAGAAAGAAAGTTGGCCTTACAG GGTTTGACTGCCGATGTGGAAATTTGTTTTGTGGACTTCACCGTTACTCTGACAAGCACAACTGTCCATATGATTACAAAGCAGAAGCTGCagcaaaaatcagaaaagaaaatccagttGTTGTGGCTGAAAAAATCCAGAGAATATAA